From one Gossypium hirsutum isolate 1008001.06 chromosome D08, Gossypium_hirsutum_v2.1, whole genome shotgun sequence genomic stretch:
- the LOC107900946 gene encoding replication stress response regulator SDE2 produces the protein MEDHQISGDDIDMKDLNPRQLQLFVKLLNGETLSLQFPTLQVQVSDVKHRIQEFTQIPFNFLRLIRGHQLKDDSVISHSNATLNLSLRLLGGKGGFGSLLRGAATKAGQKKTSNFEACRDMSGRRLRHVNAEKRLEEWKAEEEQRKLEKIAEDFIKKKAKTGKKGVGDGEAEKYVAKYREQSARCVAVAVVEESVRAACQNGKRKTVPGGADPKRLKIWMGKRKVDESDSDSDYSSEDEDNEENEKSVILNNGNHSDSSKGAEGSSGSVLGGKQDIDFSSGVSSDTGSEEEKEVVLHRSSESCEDVNAMVEADVIAGSEAAHPEMPEQNGTKTENQEEIVSQCLSAPVAENGVGSELIDEVNCSSILKPEVHKDALVSNVNATEPENPLNFDDFYSSAEMEVLGLERLKSELQSRGLKCGGTLQERAARLFLLKSTPLDKLPKKLLAKK, from the exons TGAAACTTTGTCGCTCCAATTCCCGACCCTTCAAGTCCAAGTCAGCGATGTCAAGCACCGAATTCAGGAATTTACCCAAATCCCTTTCAATTTCCTGCGACTGATTCGCGGCCATCAACTCAAGGACGATTCGGTGATTTCCCACTCCAACGCTACCCTCAACCTTTCCCTCCGGCTCCTCGGTGGCAAAGGAGGTTTCGGGTCGCTGCTGCGTGGCGCAGCCACAAAAGCCGGGCAGAAAAAGACAAGCAATTTCGAGGCGTGCCGAGACATGAGCGGAAGGAGGCTAAGGCATGTGAATGCTGAGAAGAGGTTGGAGGAGTGGAAAGCGGAGGAAGAACAGAGAAAGTTGGAGAAGATCGCGGAAGACTTCATAAAGAAGAAAGCAAAAACTGGGAAAAAAGGAGTTGGAGATGGAGAGGCCGAGAAGTATGTAGCGAAGTACAGAGAGCAGTCGGCGAGGTGCGTGGCAGTGGCAGTGGTTGAAGAGTCCGTTAGGGCGGCGTGCCAAAATGGAAAACGGAAGACAGTGCCGGGAGGAGCTGACCCCAAAAGATTGAAGATTTG gaTGGGAAAGAGGAAAGTGGATGAGAGTGATAGTGACAGTGATTATAGCAGTGAGGATGAAGATAATGAGGAAAATGAGAAATCTGTAATTTTGAACAATGGGAATCATTCAGATTCTAGTAAGGGAGCTGAGGGGAGTTCTGGTTCAGTTTTGGGGGGAAAACAGGATATAGACTTTTCAAGTGGAGTCTCAAGTGATACTGGTTCTGAGGAAGAGAAGGAGGTTGTTCTGCATCGAAGCTCGGAATCTTGTGAAGATGTTAATGCCATGGTTGAAGCAGATGTGATTGCTGGGAGTGAAGCAGCTCATCCTGAGATGCCAGAACAAAATGGAACTAAAACTGAAAATCAAGAGGAAATAGTTAGTCAATGTCTCAGTGCTCCGGTTGCGGAAAATGGAGTTGGAagtgaattgattgatgaagtcaATTGTTCTTCTATCCTAAAACCAGAAGTTCACAAAGACGCATTAGTTTCAAATGTTAATGCTACAGAACCAGAAAATCCATTGAACTTTGATGATTTTTATTCTTCTGCAGAGATGGAG GTTCTTGGATTGGAGCGGTTGAAATCTGAACTACAGTCACGTGGGCTAAAATGTGGGGGTACTTTGCAAGAGCGAGCTGCTCGTCTGTTTCTGCTAAAATCTACCCCTTTAGATAAGCTTCCAAAGAAACTGCTTGCGAAGAAGTGA